The bacterium genome includes a region encoding these proteins:
- a CDS encoding ABC transporter substrate-binding protein: MATERRTALALVSALTVLLAAGAGNSAAAGQMGGTVSVLATWGGAELDSFNAMVKPFEERTGVRVEFQGTRDLSAVLQTRVQGGNPPDVAGLPNPGALPSLARSHALKPLAGVLDMAHVDRDYPAAWRDIGRIGGRPYAIVVKAALKGLVWYDPKTLASEHVALPPTWDAMMALTGRLAGRGTTAWCLGLGSGATTGWPATDWIDMLLLRASGPAAHDAWVQHKVGWDSAPVRQAWQQFGRIATNPKYVYGGPQAVLATDFGEAPFPMFAKPPRCLFHMQATFVEDMIQKQFSWVRPGSDLTFVPVPRIAPQYAGVAQIAGDVFGMFHDTPQARALIRYLVSAEAQAIWVKRGGALSANKGVPLGDYPDVLSRRAADLLVHASVARFGAADMMPPEMTAAFYTGTLDYVSHPDQLRSILGHLEAVARDAYK, from the coding sequence GTGGCGACGGAACGCCGCACGGCTCTCGCATTGGTGTCCGCCTTGACGGTCCTGCTGGCCGCGGGCGCCGGCAATTCCGCCGCGGCGGGCCAGATGGGCGGGACGGTCAGCGTGCTGGCCACCTGGGGCGGGGCCGAGCTCGACAGCTTCAACGCGATGGTCAAGCCCTTCGAAGAGCGCACGGGCGTGCGCGTCGAGTTTCAGGGTACGCGCGATCTCAGCGCGGTGCTGCAGACGCGCGTCCAAGGCGGCAATCCGCCGGACGTGGCCGGGCTGCCGAACCCCGGCGCGCTCCCGTCGCTGGCGCGGTCGCACGCTCTCAAGCCGCTCGCGGGGGTACTCGACATGGCGCACGTGGACCGCGACTATCCGGCGGCCTGGCGAGACATCGGTCGGATCGGCGGCCGGCCGTACGCGATCGTTGTCAAGGCGGCGCTGAAGGGCCTTGTCTGGTACGATCCCAAGACACTTGCATCCGAGCACGTTGCGCTGCCGCCGACGTGGGACGCGATGATGGCGCTGACCGGCCGGTTGGCGGGTCGCGGCACGACGGCTTGGTGCCTCGGGCTCGGCAGCGGCGCGACGACCGGCTGGCCGGCCACCGACTGGATCGACATGCTGCTGCTGCGCGCCTCCGGGCCCGCGGCACACGACGCCTGGGTGCAGCACAAGGTCGGGTGGGATTCCGCCCCGGTGCGGCAGGCGTGGCAGCAGTTCGGGCGGATCGCCACCAACCCGAAGTACGTCTACGGCGGGCCGCAGGCGGTCCTCGCGACCGACTTCGGCGAGGCCCCGTTCCCGATGTTCGCGAAGCCTCCGCGCTGCCTCTTCCACATGCAGGCCACGTTCGTCGAGGACATGATTCAGAAACAGTTCTCATGGGTGCGGCCCGGCAGCGACCTGACGTTCGTGCCGGTGCCGCGGATCGCGCCGCAGTACGCCGGGGTCGCGCAGATCGCCGGGGATGTCTTCGGCATGTTCCACGATACGCCGCAGGCCCGCGCGCTCATCCGCTATCTCGTCTCCGCCGAAGCGCAGGCGATCTGGGTGAAGCGCGGCGGAGCGCTGTCCGCCAACAAGGGCGTGCCGCTCGGCGACTATCCCGACGTGCTCAGCCGCCGCGCGGCGGACCTGCTGGTCCACGCGTCCGTGGCCCGCTTCGGCGCCGCCGATATGATGCCGCCGGAGATGACGGCCGCGTTTTACACGGGCACGCTCGACTACGTCTCGCATCCGGATCAGCTGCGCAGCATCTTGGGACACCTCGAGGCCGTCGCCCGGGACGCCTACAAGTAG
- the rlmD gene encoding 23S rRNA (uracil(1939)-C(5))-methyltransferase RlmD, which translates to MSVQERDQRTAAASRAPRPRRGDEITLTIDRLAYGGRGVGRLDGFVVFVPDTAPGDRVRARLWRVRSGYGEADLVGIESPSHVRTAAPCPHFGPCGGCTWQHLTYDAQTAAKESIVRESLAHLGGLRDVEVRPIVRMAAPWYYRNKMEFSFHPGGIGLHRRGAFDKIVPIASCYLESPRTNIILQEVDAFARTSGLSCYDPRTHTGMLRQVVIREAKNTGEVMVALVTAAREVPGLRGLADRLRAAVPEIVSVAHGINAGPSDGVPLTDVTIVAGRPHIREILSGLTFRIGLETFFQTNTVQAEHLVRAVEADAGLRGGETVFDLYCGVGTFSLALARRAARVLGIEIVAPAIEAARENAVLNGIANAEFASGDARLMLPQILERAGRPDVLVLDPPRSGAGGRVMRKVAATGARRIVYVSCNPTTLAPDLKELIAAGYIARHAQPLDLFPHTYHVECVVLAERG; encoded by the coding sequence ATGAGCGTTCAAGAACGGGATCAGCGAACGGCGGCGGCATCACGTGCGCCGCGGCCGAGGCGCGGCGACGAGATCACGCTGACGATCGACCGGCTCGCATACGGGGGGCGCGGCGTCGGACGGCTCGACGGCTTCGTCGTCTTCGTGCCCGATACGGCGCCGGGTGACCGGGTACGGGCGCGGCTGTGGCGGGTACGGTCCGGCTACGGCGAGGCCGATCTCGTGGGGATCGAGTCCCCCTCGCACGTCCGCACGGCGGCCCCCTGCCCGCACTTCGGGCCGTGCGGCGGCTGCACCTGGCAGCATCTCACCTACGACGCGCAGACGGCGGCGAAGGAGTCGATCGTCCGCGAAAGCCTCGCGCATCTCGGAGGCCTGCGGGACGTCGAGGTTCGGCCGATCGTCCGCATGGCCGCGCCCTGGTACTACCGCAACAAGATGGAGTTTTCGTTCCATCCAGGCGGCATCGGCCTCCACCGGCGCGGCGCGTTCGACAAGATCGTGCCGATCGCATCCTGCTACCTGGAGTCGCCGCGCACCAACATCATTCTCCAGGAAGTCGACGCGTTTGCCCGGACGTCGGGCCTCTCGTGCTACGATCCGCGCACCCACACGGGCATGCTCCGCCAGGTGGTGATCCGGGAGGCCAAGAACACCGGCGAGGTCATGGTCGCCCTCGTGACGGCCGCGCGCGAAGTGCCCGGGCTCCGGGGGCTCGCGGACCGGCTGCGCGCCGCCGTCCCGGAGATCGTGAGCGTGGCGCACGGCATCAACGCCGGGCCGTCGGACGGCGTGCCGCTCACGGACGTCACGATCGTCGCCGGGCGGCCGCACATCCGCGAGATCCTATCCGGCCTCACGTTCCGGATCGGGCTCGAGACGTTCTTCCAGACGAACACCGTCCAGGCCGAGCACCTCGTCCGGGCCGTCGAGGCCGACGCCGGTCTCCGGGGGGGCGAGACGGTGTTCGACCTCTACTGCGGGGTGGGCACGTTTTCGCTGGCGCTCGCGCGCCGGGCGGCGCGGGTGCTCGGGATCGAGATCGTCGCGCCGGCGATCGAGGCCGCGCGCGAGAACGCGGTGCTCAACGGGATCGCGAACGCCGAGTTCGCGAGCGGCGACGCGCGGCTGATGCTGCCGCAGATACTCGAGCGCGCCGGCCGGCCCGACGTGCTCGTCCTTGACCCGCCGCGCTCCGGCGCCGGAGGCCGGGTGATGCGCAAGGTCGCCGCCACCGGCGCGCGCCGCATCGTCTACGTGTCGTGCAATCCGACGACGCTTGCGCCGGACCTCAAGGAACTGATCGCCGCGGGCTACATCGCGCGGCATGCGCAGCCGCTGGATCTATTTCCGCACACCTACCACGTCGAGTGCGTGGTGCTGGCGGAACGCGGGTAG